CCAATTGCTGGTTGCGCGCGGCTACCTCGGCGTCCAGCGGCGCGGTATCGCGCGTGCCTTCCGGGGAGATGCTGGGGTCGCGGTAGTTCTTGCCACCGTCCAGCAGGTTCGTCGTTGGGTTCATGCCGTCACACATTAGGCAAAACCCCAAGGCGGTGCAGGAGATTGTGCGCGAAAAGCCGCTGAGCTTGGCGGGAGGTGCGAATAAAAAGTTTCCAATCCGTACCAAGCGGACTAGATTTACAGACAAGACAGTCTATTGCGGGCGTCCGCGCCCCGCACAAGGAGGTACTTTCATGCAGCGTATAGCAATCATCGGGGAGGGCCCGGCAGCCCTATCCACCACCGAGAAGCTTATCAGCGCTGGCATGTGTGTGGACCTCATTACCCAGTGCACCGCACCATTCGGTCTACTCCGCCGCTTTGCAGGCTTGGCAGGCGTGCTGGGCGACGCCGTCACGGGCTCCCACTGCGGCCCCGGCACCACTCCCCGCTTGCGCCTTATCGGCAACGTGCGGGTAGGACCCGACGGCGATATCACACATAATGAGATCCACCGCCTGGCCGCTTCCGGTGACCGCGAGCTGCTCGTGCTGGAGCTCAAGGCTCGCGGCGTGGCCGTCACCACGTGGGAAGGCCTATGCGCCCCACCGCAGGATTTTGAAGACTGGCGCAGCGTCATCACCCGCGCGCAGCTAGCTCACGTGGGGATTTAACAGCAATTATCAACTAGCGCCCCACCCACCACCGGTATAAACTTGCACGGCTACCCAGCCACGGCAAGGAAAGGGGCGCGAGTCCATGGATCTGGTTCGCATTCTCGTTACACGGTCGGCGCCATATACGCCGTATTTCATCGCGGTGCTTGTCCTGCAGGCCTTATCTACGGCCGCCACGCTGTACCTTCCATCGCTTAACGCCAAGATCATCGATGAAGGTGTAGCTCAGGGCGATGTGGACTTCATCTGGCGCACCGGTGGCATCATGCTGGCCGTCGCGTTTGCCCAAGTCATCACTGCCATCGGCGCGGTATGGTGCGGCAGCCGCACCGCTATGGGCGTCGGCCGAGATCTACGCGGCGAGGTCTTCCGCCACGTTAATTCCCTGTCCACTGAGGACATGAGCCGCTTTGGCACGCCTACGCTCATTACCCGCGGCACCAATGACGTCCAGCAGGTGCAGATGGTCTACATGATGATGCTGAACTTCATGGTGACCGCACCCATCATGTCCATCGGCGGCATCATCATGGCCGTGCGTGAAGACGCAGGCTTGTCCTGGCTGGTGTGGGTGTCCGTAGCGGTGTTGCTCGGCACCATCTCCGTTATCATTTCCCGCCTCATGCCGCTCTTCCGTTCCATGCAGGACAAGCTGGATTCCATCAATGGCACCCTGCGCGAGCAGATCACCGGCATCCGCGTGGTGCGTGCCTTCGTGCGCGAGGCCTATGAGTCCGAGCGCTTTACCGAGGAAAATAAAAACATCACCCGCCTGTCCTTGAACATCGGCCGGCTATTCGTGGTGATGTTCCCGCTCATTACGGTGATCCTCAACGTGGCCACCGGCGCGGTCCTGTGGTTCGGCGGCCACCGCGTAGATGAGGGCTTGGTCAACGTCGGCTCGCTCACCGCATTCCTGCAGTACCTGCTGCAGATTCTGGCGGCGGTCATGATGGGTACCTTCATGGCGATGATGCTGCCGCGCGCCATCATCTGTGCCCGCCGCATCACCGAGGTGCTCCAGCACGAGCCCTCCATTACCCCACCCAGCTCCACCACCTCTCCGGAGACCTGCGCGGGCACGGTGGAATTTCGCAACGTGGGCTTTTCTTATGCCGGTGCGGATGCGCCGGTGCTAGAAGACATTTCTTTTACCGCTCAGCCCGGCACCACCACCGCCATCATCGGTTCGACGGGCTCGGGCAAGACCACCCTGGTTTCCCTCATCCCACGCCTGTACGTGCCGACGGAAGGCCAGGTGCTTATCGACGCCACCCCTACCACCTCCCTGGCCCGCCAGGACATCGTCCAGCGCGTCTCCCTCGTCCCGCAGAAGGCTTACCTATTTAGCGGCACTGTGGCCTCCAACCTGCGCTTGGGCCGCCCCGAAGCCACCGATGACGAGCTCTGGGAGGCGCTGCGCGTGGCTCAGGCGGACTTCGTAGAAGACCTAGACATGCCCATCGCACAGGGCGGCACCAACGTCTCCGGTGGCCAGCGCCAGCGCCTGTCCATCGCGCGCATGCTTGTTGCCCGCCCGCTGATCTATCTCTTCGATGATTCCTTCTCCGCGCTGGACGTGGCCACCGATGCCAAGGTGCGCGCCGCAATGCACGCCTCCTTTGCCGAGCGCGAGCAGCCGGTGACCAGCATTATCGTCGCCCAGCGCGTGGCGTCAATCCGCGATGCCGACCAGATTCTGGTGCTGGATGCCGGCCGCATTGTTGACCGCGGCACGCACGAGGAGCTCCTTGGCCGCTGCGCGGTCTACCAAGAAATCGTTGATTCCCAAGAAACCGCCGGTGTTGCAGGAGGCGAAAACTAATGGCTGAGAACACCACTTCTACCGCCGAATCCACGGATGCCAGTTTTGATCCGATGGGCGGCTCCGCACCCCGCCAGGCCAAGAATTTCTGGCCCTCCACCAAACGCCTTTTCTCCCTGCTTGCTCCCTTCAAGCGCCACCTGTGGGCCGTCGCGGCAATGAATATCGTCTGCATCTTCTTGGCCGTGGTAGCCCCGAAGATCATGGGCAAGGCCATGGACGTCATCTTTGCCGGCGTCATTTCGCGCAACCTGCCCTCTAATATTTCCGCCGAGCAAGCCATTGCGGGCATGCGCGCTGCCGGCCAGGACCGCTTTGCGGATATGGCCTCCGCGATGGACTTCGTCCCCGGTGAAGGCATCGATTTTAACCACCTGGGCACGCTCATCATCACCGTGATCGCGATGTACATCGTCTCCTCTGGCTTCCAATGGTGGCAGGGAGCCATCCTCAACAAGTTAAGCATGGATATCGTGTTTGACCTGCGCGAGCGCGTAGAGGCGAAGATTAATGCGCTGCCTCTCAACTACTTTGATTCCCAGCAGCGCGGCGATATCCTTTCGCGCACCACCAATGACATCGACAACGTGCAACAGGCCCTGCAGCAGGCGCTATCGCAGCTGTTTTATGACGCACTGCTGGTCATTGGCATCACCATCATGATGTTCAGCGTCTCCTGGCAGCTCGCTCTGGTGGCTCTACTGTCCCTGCCGCTTACCGGTCTAGTTATCGGCGTCATCGGTAGCCGCTCGCAGCGCCAATTCAAAACCCAGTGGCGCTCCACCGGTCAGCTCAACGGCCAGGTAGAAGAATCCTTCTCCGGCCACGACCTAGCCATCGTCTTTGGTCGCACCGAGGCCATGACGGAGGAATTCGACAAGCGCAATGAGGAGCTCTACCGCTCCGCAGCTAAGGCCCAGTTCCTGTCCGGCATCATGATGCCCATCATGCAGTTCCTGTCCTACCTGTCCTACGTGGCCATTGCGGTCCTGGGCGGCCTGCGCGTAGCCAATGGCCACATGACTCTGGGCGCTGCCACTGCATTTATCCAGTACTCCCGCGAGTTCAACCAGCCGCTCGGCCAGCTCGGCGGCATGATGCAGCAGGTGCAGTCCGGCGTGGCCTCGGCCGAGCGCGTCTTTGAGCTTCTCGACGCCGAAGAGCAAGCCCCTGACACCACCGACGAGGACCTTCCCGGCCGCGCCCAAGGGCTTGTGGCGTTCCAAGACGTTGACTTCTCCTACGCGGAGGACAAGGAGCTCATCACCGGCCTCAACCTGCAAGTGGAGCCTGGCCAGACCGCGGCCATTGTCGGCCCCACCGGTGCCGGCAAGACCACCCTGGTCAACCTGCTCATGCGCTTCTATGAGCTCGATGGCGGTCAGATTCTCATTGATGGGCACGATATCGCCCGCATGCCGCGCCATACCCTGCGTTCCCAGGTGGGCATGGTGCTCCAGGACGCCGTGCTCTTTAAGGGCTCGATCATGGAGAATATCCGCTACGGCCGCTTGGACGCGACGGACGAAGAGGTCATCGCTGCGGCAAAGGCAACCTATGTGGACCGCTTCGTTCACGCGCTGCCCGATGGCTACGACACCATCATCGACCAAGACGGCGGCGCAATCTCCGCCGGCGAGCGCCAGCTCATCACCATCGCCCGCGCGTTCTTGGCCCAGCCCGCGTTGCTCATCCTCGATGAGGCCACCTCTTCGGTCGATACCCGTACCGAGGTCCTCGTCCAAGAGGCGATGAACGCGCTGCGCGCCGACCGCACCTCCTTCGTCATTGCCCACCGCTTGTCCACCATTCGCGATGCTGACCTCATCCTCGTCATGGAAAACGGCACCATCGTGGAACAAGGTTCGCACGACGATCTCCTTGCGACCCAAGGCGCATACTGGCGCCTGCATCAATCCCAGTTCGCTCAAGGGTAGACCTTCCCCGGCGGTGAGCTACTCCAGCCCTACCGTCACGGTCGGCGCGTTGAAGTGGGCACCCTTGAGGTTCACCAGCTCAAGGGTGACATCGCGCAGTTCAATGTGGTCCATGACTACATCGGGCACCTCCGCATCGGGGACGGGGTGCGGCTCTGGAACACCGAGCTTGTCCAACACGGAATTGATATCGTCGCGGCTCAAATCGATATGTGCTGGAGGTGCGGAAACTGCTCCCACCGCCGGGGTGGCCTTAAGCTCGGTAGCCATAATGGTCACCGGTCCGCCGCGTACCTCGGTGGTATCCCCGCCCGTGGTCAACATGCCATCGCCGTAGCGGCCAGGCAGCGTGATCCCAAGGTTGTCGATGTCGAGGTTGTCTCCCTTCAGCTCCAGGACCCGCACATCACCGCTGGCGGTGGGGAAAGTACCCAAGGATACGGTGACATTCTTCGTCAGCGTCACCGTATCCGCGAAGACGGTACTGAAATACGGAACCGCCGGGGCATCTTGTGCATTAACCCGTTCGGAACCGCTCGCACCGCACACCACCAGGGCACAGGTGAGTACGGCCAAGCAGCTACGCGCCGCCCGCGGCATCGCCCTCGTCATTATTCCGCCGCTTCCTTGGTGCGGCGCTTTTTCTCCCCCGGCTGCCACGCAAAGGTAAAGGCCCCGCCAATGATGCCGAGCAGGGAGCCGATGATGAAGCCGCCCAAATTGGACGTCGGCAAGGCGATAATGGCCACGATGATGCCCAGCACACCGACATAATTCGAGGTTGCCGGCTGGAACCACGCACCAAGGCCGAACATGGCCAACAAGACGCCGATAAGCAGCGTAGAGACGCCAGAGATGGTGGAAATCATGACCAAAAGGTCAGAGATCCGAATGGTGATATAGGCCGGCGCGGCAATGATGATGCCAGACAAAATGAGCAATAGCCCGGGAAGGAAGGGCCGACCACTGCGCCAGTGGCGGAAGCGCTGCCAGGCGCTGGGCTTAGATTCCTCCTCGCCCGCTGCCTCCGCCGCCGGGAGGGTCTGTGTTTCTTCCGTGCTGGACTCAGCAGCCATTATCGGACCCCCTCCTCACCGTCACTCCCACATTCTTGGCAGAAAGGCGCTGCGCGCCTACGGAGGTGGCCTTCACATCATCAGCCTTGAGGGAAACTTGCTTGGAATAGAGGCCCCACGCGCCGGGATCGGCGGTATCGCTGAGCTGATTCGCATCGATGCCCACGTTGACATCCTGCATCACCAAGGAACCATCCACGTCGGTCGCGCCGACCAGCAGGCTATCGGATTCCACGCTGCCCTCGCCTTCGGCCTTCAAAGCTAGGGTGGCTTCTCCACCAACGCCGGGCACCTTGGGAACCGTCACGGAAAGGCAGAGATCAGAGACCTTCGCATGCTCCAGTTTGATACGCGCGACGGGAAGGTGCTCTTCGGCCTTTTGATCATCATCAACAAAAAGCGAAAAGCCTTCTCCATCCAAGTGCCCCATGGTGATTTTAAAGAAGCTACCGGAAAGGGCCAGGTTCGCGGTCAAGCCGCCCTGCGCCACGGCGAATCCAGTAACACCAAAGGCAGCAAGGCCTGCGGTCAAGGCCACCGCGGCCTTGGTGATATTTGTTTTGCCCATGGCGGTTTGCCCTTTCTGCGGCGGTTTAGATCCTCGTCTTGCCAGGTTGAGCCGCGCTGCGGCCACCAGCACTGGCTATACTCCGCCGCCGTATACAGCACGTTTAAAAAAATATGACGGCCAAGTTTCTCATCTTGACAGTGTACAGCCCACCCCACCGCGATACCGCACTGAATGCAGACTCTGGGATTTCCACCCCTAGGCTTTAAGGTAGATAACAACGTGGAGCATCAGTAATGAAGGAGCACGCATGACCACCGTGTTCGGTTGGATCGCTATAGCCGCATCGATTCCGGTGTGGCTGTACTTTTTCACCCGCGTATGGGCCCTCTTTAAGTTCATCCGCTCGGGCGGACCCACTCAGCTCAAGCGCACCGATAGCCTAGGCAAGCGTTTATGGCGCGTAATTGCGGAGGTCTTTGGCCACTCCCACTTCAAGGGTAAACCGCTGGTCAATGCCGCCCACTGGCTGGTAATGGTGGGCTTCCTCTTTGGCATTTTGGTGTGGTTTGAGGCCTATATCCAAACCTTCGCGCCGGATAAGGGCTGGCCGTGGCTCAGCCACTGGCCGGTTTACCACTTCGTCGAGGAAGTCTTGGGCATCGCGACGGTCCTAGGTATTGGTTTCCTCATCGGCGTGCGCCTCAAACTCGGCGATACCGAGCGGGGCAGCCGCTTCTTCAACTCCCAGACCGCCGCGGCGTGCTGGGTAGAGTTCATTGTCTTTTCTGAGGGACTCGGCATGATCCTGGTGAAGTCCACCAAGATCGCCACCTACGGCGGCGGCTCCGCCTGGGCGGATTTCTTGAGCATCCATCTAGCCAAGCTCTTCCCCGAATCCCCGGCATTGGTGAGCTTCTTCGCCCTGTTCAAGCTGCTGTCCGGCATGCTGTTTATTGTCTTCATTTCCCGCAATTTCCAGTGGGGCGTGATGTGGCACCGCTTCACCAGCTTTTTCAACATCTTCTTCCAGCGCAACGCCACCGGTGAAAAGGCGCTGCAATCCCTGCCCACCCCGGACTTGGAGGAAGACATCACCCCGGGTAGCTGGAAGATGCTGCTGGATTCCACCTCGTGTACCGAGTGTGGCCGCTGCCAAGAACTATGCCCGGCGTGGAATACCGAAAAACCACTGAGCCCCAAAAAGTTCATGATGGACCTGCGCCAGGGCGCACTGGATAACTACAACCCGCACGAGGGCCTGGATGTGCTGTCCATGGCCGGAGTCATCGATGATGACGTGCTGTGGTCTTGTACTAACTGCGGTGCCTGCGTGGATCAGTGCCCAACCGATATTGAGCACATCGACCACATTGCGGACCTGCGCCGCTTTAAGGTGCTCGCGGAATCGGACTTCCCTTCCGAGCTCACCG
This genomic stretch from Corynebacterium tuberculostearicum harbors:
- a CDS encoding methylenetetrahydrofolate--tRNA-(uracil-5-)-methyltransferase, producing MQRIAIIGEGPAALSTTEKLISAGMCVDLITQCTAPFGLLRRFAGLAGVLGDAVTGSHCGPGTTPRLRLIGNVRVGPDGDITHNEIHRLAASGDRELLVLELKARGVAVTTWEGLCAPPQDFEDWRSVITRAQLAHVGI
- a CDS encoding ABC transporter ATP-binding protein; protein product: MDLVRILVTRSAPYTPYFIAVLVLQALSTAATLYLPSLNAKIIDEGVAQGDVDFIWRTGGIMLAVAFAQVITAIGAVWCGSRTAMGVGRDLRGEVFRHVNSLSTEDMSRFGTPTLITRGTNDVQQVQMVYMMMLNFMVTAPIMSIGGIIMAVREDAGLSWLVWVSVAVLLGTISVIISRLMPLFRSMQDKLDSINGTLREQITGIRVVRAFVREAYESERFTEENKNITRLSLNIGRLFVVMFPLITVILNVATGAVLWFGGHRVDEGLVNVGSLTAFLQYLLQILAAVMMGTFMAMMLPRAIICARRITEVLQHEPSITPPSSTTSPETCAGTVEFRNVGFSYAGADAPVLEDISFTAQPGTTTAIIGSTGSGKTTLVSLIPRLYVPTEGQVLIDATPTTSLARQDIVQRVSLVPQKAYLFSGTVASNLRLGRPEATDDELWEALRVAQADFVEDLDMPIAQGGTNVSGGQRQRLSIARMLVARPLIYLFDDSFSALDVATDAKVRAAMHASFAEREQPVTSIIVAQRVASIRDADQILVLDAGRIVDRGTHEELLGRCAVYQEIVDSQETAGVAGGEN
- a CDS encoding ABC transporter ATP-binding protein, yielding MAENTTSTAESTDASFDPMGGSAPRQAKNFWPSTKRLFSLLAPFKRHLWAVAAMNIVCIFLAVVAPKIMGKAMDVIFAGVISRNLPSNISAEQAIAGMRAAGQDRFADMASAMDFVPGEGIDFNHLGTLIITVIAMYIVSSGFQWWQGAILNKLSMDIVFDLRERVEAKINALPLNYFDSQQRGDILSRTTNDIDNVQQALQQALSQLFYDALLVIGITIMMFSVSWQLALVALLSLPLTGLVIGVIGSRSQRQFKTQWRSTGQLNGQVEESFSGHDLAIVFGRTEAMTEEFDKRNEELYRSAAKAQFLSGIMMPIMQFLSYLSYVAIAVLGGLRVANGHMTLGAATAFIQYSREFNQPLGQLGGMMQQVQSGVASAERVFELLDAEEQAPDTTDEDLPGRAQGLVAFQDVDFSYAEDKELITGLNLQVEPGQTAAIVGPTGAGKTTLVNLLMRFYELDGGQILIDGHDIARMPRHTLRSQVGMVLQDAVLFKGSIMENIRYGRLDATDEEVIAAAKATYVDRFVHALPDGYDTIIDQDGGAISAGERQLITIARAFLAQPALLILDEATSSVDTRTEVLVQEAMNALRADRTSFVIAHRLSTIRDADLILVMENGTIVEQGSHDDLLATQGAYWRLHQSQFAQG
- a CDS encoding DUF6114 domain-containing protein, with product MAAESSTEETQTLPAAEAAGEEESKPSAWQRFRHWRSGRPFLPGLLLILSGIIIAAPAYITIRISDLLVMISTISGVSTLLIGVLLAMFGLGAWFQPATSNYVGVLGIIVAIIALPTSNLGGFIIGSLLGIIGGAFTFAWQPGEKKRRTKEAAE
- a CDS encoding DUF6230 family protein yields the protein MGKTNITKAAVALTAGLAAFGVTGFAVAQGGLTANLALSGSFFKITMGHLDGEGFSLFVDDDQKAEEHLPVARIKLEHAKVSDLCLSVTVPKVPGVGGEATLALKAEGEGSVESDSLLVGATDVDGSLVMQDVNVGIDANQLSDTADPGAWGLYSKQVSLKADDVKATSVGAQRLSAKNVGVTVRRGSDNGC